The following coding sequences lie in one Peromyscus maniculatus bairdii isolate BWxNUB_F1_BW_parent chromosome 3, HU_Pman_BW_mat_3.1, whole genome shotgun sequence genomic window:
- the Chd4 gene encoding chromodomain-helicase-DNA-binding protein 4 isoform X11, translating to MASGLGSPSPCSAGSEEEDMDALLNNSLPPPHPDNEEDPEEDLSEAETPKLKKKKKPKKPRDPKIPKSKRQKKERLLLCRQLGDSSGEGPEFVEEEEEVALRSDSEGSDYTPGKKKKKKLGPKKEKKSKSKRKEEEEEEEDDDDSKEPKSSAQLLEDWGMEDIDHVFSEEDYRTLTNYKAFSQFVRPLIAAKNPKIAVSKMMMVLGAKWREFSTNNPFKGSSGASVAAAAAAAVAVVESMVTATEVAPPPPPVEVPIRKAKTKEGKGPNARRKPKGSPRVPDAKKPKPKKVAPLKIKLGGFGSKRKRSSSEDDDLDVESDFDDASINSYSVSDGSTSRSSRSRKKLRTTKKKKKDHQDYCEVCQQGGEIILCDTCPRAYHMVCLDPDMEKAPEGKWSCPHCEKEGIQWEAKEDNSEGEEILEEVGGDPEEEDDHHMEFCRVCKDGGELLCCDTCPSSYHIHCLNPPLPEIPNGEWLCPRCTCPALKGKVQKILIWKWGQPPSPTPVPRPPDADPNTPSPKPLEGRPERQFFVKWQGMSYWHCSWVSELQLELHCQVMFRNYQRKNDMDEPPSGDFGGDEEKSRKRKNKDPKFAEMEERFYRYGIKPEWMMIHRILNHSVDKKGHVHYLIKWRDLPYDQASWESEDVEIQDYDLFKQSYWNHRELMRGEEGRPGKKLKKVKLRKLERPPETPTVDPTVKYERQPEYLDATGGTLHPYQMEGLNWLRFSWAQGTDTILADEMGLGKTVQTAVFLYSLYKEGHSKGPFLVSAPLSTIINWEREFEMWAPDMYVVTYVGDKDSRAIIRENEFSFEDNAIRGGKKASRMKKEASVKFHVLLTSYELITIDMAILGSIDWACLIVDEAHRLKNNQSKFFRVLNGYSLQHKLLLTGTPLQNNLEELFHLLNFLTPERFHNLEGFLEEFADIAKEDQIKKLHDMLGPHMLRRLKADVFKNMPSKTELIVRVELSPMQKKYYKYILTRNFEALNARGGGNQVSLLNVVMDLKKCCNHPYLFPVAAMEAPKMPNGMYDGSALIRASGKLLLLQKMLKNLKEGGHRVLIFSQMTKMLDLLEDFLEHEGYKYERIDGGITGNMRQEAIDRFNAPGAQQFCFLLSTRAGGLGINLATADTVIIYDSDWNPHNDIQAFSRAHRIGQNKKVMIYRFVTRASVEERITQVAKKKMMLTHLVVRPGLGSKTGSMSKQELDDILKFGTEELFKDEATDGGGDNKEGEDSSVIHYDDKAIERLLDRNQDETEDTELQGMNEYLSSFKVAQYVVREEEMGEEEEVEREIIKQEESVDPDYWEKLLRHHYEQQQEDLARNLGKGKRIRKQVNYNDGSQEDRDWQDDQSDNQSDYSVASEEGDEDFDERSEAPRRPSRKGLRNDKDKPLPPLLARVGGNIEVLGFNARQRKAFLNAIMRYGMPPQDAFTTQWLVRDLRGKSEKEFKAYVSLFMRHLCEPGADGAETFADGVPREGLSRQHVLTRIGVMSLIRKKVQEFEHVNGRWSMPELAEVEESKKLSQPGSPSPKTPTPSTPGDTQPNTPAPVPPAEDGIKIEENSLKEEESTEGEKEVKPTSTAPEVTAEGAQPPAPAPAPAPEDEKAPAEPPEGEEKGEKAEVKERTEEPMEVEPKGSAETDKVEEKSAIDLTPIVVEDKEEKKEEEEKKEVMLQNGETPKDLSDEKQKKNVKQRFMFNIADGGFTELHSLWQNEERAATVTKKTYEIWHRRHDYWLLAGIINHGYARWQDIQNDPRYAILNEPFKGEMNRGNFLEIKNKFLARRFKLLEQALVIEEQLRRAAYLNMSEDPSHPSMALNTRFAEVECLAESHQHLSKESMAGNKPANAVLHKGLLKQLEELLSDMKADVTRLPATIARIPPVAVRLQMSERNILSRLANRAPEPPPQQVAQQQ from the exons ATGGCGTCGGGCCTGGGCTCCCCGTCCCCCTGCTCGGcgggcagtgaggaggaggacatGGATGCACTTCTGAACAAcagcctgcccccaccccatccag ACAATGAAGAAGACCCAGAGGAGGATTTATCAGAAGCGGAGACTCCAAagctcaagaagaaaaaaaagcctaAGAAACCTCGAGACCCTAAAATCCCTAAGAGCAAGCGCCAAAAAAAGGAG CGTTTACTCTTGTGCCGGCAGCTGGGGGACAGCTCTGGGGAGGGGCCCGAgtttgtggaggaggaggaagaggtcgCTCTGCGGTCAGACAGCGAAGGTAGCGACTATACTCctggcaagaagaagaagaagaagctcggacctaagaaagagaagaagagcaaGTCCAAgcggaaggaggaggaagaggaggaggaggatgacgaTGACTCCAAG GAACCGAAATCATCTGCCCAGCTTTTGGAAGACTGGGGCATGGAAGACATTGACCATGTGTTCTCAGAGGAAGATTACCGTACCCTCACCAACTACAAGGCTTTCAGCCAGTTTGTCCG ACCCCTAATTGCTGCTAAAAACCCCAAGATTGCTGTCTCCAAGATGATGATGGTCTTGGGTGCAAAGTGGAGGGAATTCAGTACCAACAACCCCTTCAAGGGCAGCTCTGGAGCTTCGGTGGCGGCTGCAGCTGCagcggctgtggctgtggtggagAGCATGGTGACAGCTACTGAAGTCGCACCGCCCCCTCCCCCTGTGGAGGTGCCTATCCGCAAGGCCAAGACCAAGGAGGGCAAAG GTCCCAATGCTCGGAGGAAGCCCAAAGGCAGCCCTCGAGTGCCTGATGCCAAGAAGCCTAAACCCAAGAAAGTAGCTCCTCTGAAAATCAAGCTGGGAGGTTTCGGCTCCAAGCGTAAGAGATCCTCG agTGAGGATGATGACTTAGATGTAGAATCTGACTTCGATGATGCCAGCATCAATAGCTACTCTGTTTCGGATGGTTCTACCAGCCGCAGTAGTCGGAGCCGCAAGAAACTCCGgaccactaaaaagaaaaagaaag ACCACCAGGACTATTGTGAGGTGTGCCAGCAAGGCGGTGAGATCATCCTGTGTGACACCTGCCCCCGAGCCTACCATATGGTGTGCCTGGACCCAGACATGGAGAAGGCCCCCGAGGGCAAGTGGAGCTGCCCACACTGT GAGAAGGAGGGCATCCAGTGGGAGGCTAAAGAAGACAATTCTGAGGGTGAGGAGATTCTTGAAGAGGTTGGGGGTGACCCAGAAGAGGAAGATGACCACCATATGGAGTTCTGTCGAGTCTGCAAAGATGGCGGGGAGCTGCTATGCTGTGACACCTGCCCTTCTTCATACCATATCCACTGCCTGAACCCCCCGCTGCCAGAGATCCCAAATGGCGAATGGCTCTGTCCCCGTTGTACT TGTCCAGCTCTTAAGGGCAAAGTGCAGAAGATCCTAATTTGGAAGTGGGGCCAGCCACCATCTCCCACCCCAGTGCCTCGGCCTCCAGATGCTGACCCTAATACTCCCTCTCCGAAACCCTTGGAGGGGCGGCCGGAGAGACAGTTCTTTGTAAAATGGCAAGGCATGTCTTACTGGCACTGCTCCTGGGTATCAGAACTGCAG TTGGAGCTGCACTGTCAGGTGATGTTCCGAAACTATCAGCGGAAGAATGATATGGACGAGCCACCTTCTGGGGACTTCGGTGGGGATGAAGAGAAGAGCCGAAAGCGAAAGAACAAGGACCCTAAGTTTGCAGAGATGGAAGAGCGCTTCTATCGCTATGGAATAAAACCGGAGTGGATGATGATCCATCGAATCCTCAACCACAG TGTGGACAAGAAGGGCCATGTTCACTACTTAATCAAGTGGCGAGACTTACCCTATGATCAGGCATCTTGGGAGAGTGAGGATGTGGAGATTCAGGACTACGACCTGTTCAAGCAGAGCTACTGGAATCACAG GGAGTTAATGAGGGGTGAGGAAGGACGACCTGGCAAGAAGCTCAAGAAGGTGAAGCTTCGGAAACTGGAGAGGCCTCCGGAGACCCCAACTGTTGAC CCAACAGTGAAGTATGAGCGACAGCCAGAGTACCTGGATGCCACAGGTGGCACTCTGCACCCCTACCAAATGGAAGGCTTAAACTGGCTGCGCTTCTCCTGGGCTCAGGGTACTGACACCATCTTGGCTGATGAGATGGGCCTTGGGAAAACTGTGCAGACCGCAGTCTTTCTCTATTCCCTCTACAAGGAG GGTCATTCCAAAGGCCCCTTCTTAGTAAGTGCTCCGCTTTCTACCATCATCAACTGGGAGCGAGAGTTTGAGATGTGGGCTCCCGATATGTACGTGGTAACCTATGTGGGTGACAAGGACAGCCGTGCTATCATCAGGGAGAATGAGTTCTCCTTTGAAGACAATGCCATTCGTGGTGGCAAGAAGGCCTCCCGAATGAAG AAAGAAGCATCTGTGAAATTTCATGTTCTGCTGACATCCTATGAATTGATCACCATTGATATGGCCATCTTAGGTTCTATTGATTGGGCCTGCCTTATTGTGGATGAAGCTCATCGTCTGAAGAACAATCAATCTAAG TTCTTCCGAGTTTTGAATGGTTACTCACTACAGCACAAGCTGTTGCTAACTGGGACTCCATTACAAAACAACCTGGAGGAACTGTTTCATCTGCTCAACTTTCTCACCCCTGAGAGATTCCA cAATTTGGAAGGCTTCTTGGAGGAGTTTGCTGACATTGCTAAAGAGGACCAGATTAAAAAACTACATGACATGCTCGGGCCTCATATGTTGCGGCGGCTCAAAGCTGATGTGTTCAAGAATATGCCATCCAAGACAGAGCTGATTGTGCGTGTGGAGCTGAGCCCTATGCAGAA GAAGTACTACAAGTATATTCTCACACGGAATTTTGAAGCACTTAATGCTCGAGGTGGTGGCAACCAGGTTTCCCTGCTAAATGTGGTGATGGATCTTAAGAAGTGCTGCAACCACCCTTACCTCTTCCCTGTGGCGGCAATG GAAGCCCCTAAGATGCCTAATGGCATGTATGATGGCAGTGCCCTAATCAGAGCATCTGGGAAATTGTTGCTGCTACAGAAGATGCTTAAGAACCTTAAGGAGGGAGGGCATCGGGTTCTCATCTTTTCCCAG ATGACCAAGATGTTGGACTTGCTAGAGGATTTTTTAGAACATGAAGGTTATAAATATGAACGTATTGATGGTGGGATCACTGGGAACATGCGACAGGAGGCTATTGACCGCTTCAATG caCCGGGTGCTCAGCAGTTCTGCTTCTTGCTTTCCACTCGAGCTGGGGGCCTTGGGATCAATTTGGCCACTGCTGACACAGTTATCATATATGATTCTGACTGGAACCCCCATAATGACATTCAG GCCTTTAGTAGAGCCCACCGAATTGGGCAGAATAAGAAGGTGATGATCTACCGGTTTGTGACCCGTGCGTCCGTGGAGGAGCGCATCACCCAGGTGGCCAAGAAGAAGATGATGTTGACGCACTTGGTGGTGCGGCCTGGGCTGGGCTCCAAGACCGGCTCCATGTCCAAACAGGAGCTCGATGACATCCTCAAATTCGGCACTGAGGAGCTCTTCAAGGATGAAGCCACAGACGGGG GCGGAGACAACAAagagggagaagacagcagtgTCATCCATTATGATGACAAGGCCATTGAACGACTGCTGGATCGCAACCAGGATGAGACCGAAGACACAGAGTTGCAGGGCATGAATGAGTACTTGAGCTCATTCAAAGTGGCCCAGTATGTGGTACGGGAAGAAGAAATGGGG gaggaagaggaggtagaacgGGAAATCATAAAACAGGAAGAAAGTGTGGATCCTGACTACTGGGAGAAATTGCTGCGGCACCATTATGAGCAGCAGCAAGAAGATCTAGCCCGAAATCTGGGCAAAGGAAAAAGAATCCGTAAACAGGTCAACTACAATGATGGCTCCCAGGAGGACCGAG atTGGCAGGACGACCAGTCCGACAACCAGTCCGATTACTCAGTGGCCTCAGAGGAAGGTGATGAAGACTTCGATGAAAGATCAGAAG CTCCCCGCAGGCCCAGTCGCAAGGGCCTGCGGAATGATAAAGATAAGCCATTACCTCCTCTGTTGGCCCGAGTTGGTGGAAATATTGAA GTACTTGGTTTTAATGCTCGTCAGAGAAAAGCATTTCTTAATGCAATTATGCGATATGGCATGCCACCTCAGGATGCTTTTACCACTCAGTGGCTTGTGAGAGATCTTCGAGGCAAGTCAGAGAAAGAATTTAA GGCTTACGTGTCACTCTTCATGCGGCATTTATGTGAGCCTGGGGCAGACGGGGCGGAAACTTTTGCTGATGGTGTCCCCCGTGAAGGCCTGTCTCGGCAGCACGTTCTTACAAGGATTGGTGTCATGTCCTTGATTCGGAAAAAG GTTCAGGAGTTTGAGCATGTGAACGGGCGCTGGAGCATGCCCGAACTGGCTGAAGTAGAGGAAAGCAAGAAACTGTCTCAGCCAGGCTCACCCTCTCCAAAGACTCCTACACCTTCCACCCCAGGGGACACACAGCCCAATACTCCTGCACCTGTGCCACCTGCTG AGGATGGGATAAAAATAGAGGAGAATAGCCTTAAAGAAGAAGAGAgcacagaaggagaaaaggaggtgaAGCCTACGTCTACAGCCCCTGAGGTGACTGCGGAG GGTGCACAGCCCCctgctcctgcccctgcccctgcccctgagGATGAAAAGGCTCCTGCTGAACCtcctgagggagaggagaaaggggagaaggcagaggtgaaggagaggacagaggagccGATGGAGGTGGAGCCCAAAG GCTCTGCTGAGACAGACAAGGTGGAGGAGAAGTCTGCAATAGACCTGACCCCTATCGTGGTGGAAGACAAAG aagagaagaaagaggaagaagagaaaaaggaggtaATGCTTCAGAATGGAGAAACGCCCAAGGATCTTAGTgatgagaagcagaagaaaaacgTCAAACAGCGCTTCATGTTCAACATTGCAGACGGGGGTTTCACTG AATTGCACTCCCTTTGGCAGAACGAGGAGCGGGCCGCCACAGTCACCAAGAAGACGTACGAGATCTGGCACCGCCGGCATGACTACTGGCTGCTGGCTGGCATTATAAA CCATGGCTATGCCCGATGGCAGGATATCCAGAATGACCCACGGTATGCCATCCTCAATGAGCCTTTCAAGGGGGAAATGAATCGTGGCAATTTTCTAGAGATCAAGAATAAATTTCTAGCTCGAAGATTTAAG
- the Chd4 gene encoding chromodomain-helicase-DNA-binding protein 4 isoform X13 produces MASGLGSPSPCSAGSEEEDMDALLNNSLPPPHPDNEEDPEEDLSEAETPKLKKKKKPKKPRDPKIPKSKRQKKERLLLCRQLGDSSGEGPEFVEEEEEVALRSDSEGSDYTPGKKKKKKLGPKKEKKSKSKRKEEEEEEEDDDDSKEPKSSAQLLEDWGMEDIDHVFSEEDYRTLTNYKAFSQFVRPLIAAKNPKIAVSKMMMVLGAKWREFSTNNPFKGSSGASVAAAAAAAVAVVESMVTATEVAPPPPPVEVPIRKAKTKEGKGPNARRKPKGSPRVPDAKKPKPKKVAPLKIKLGGFGSKRKRSSSEDDDLDVESDFDDASINSYSVSDGSTSRSSRSRKKLRTTKKKKKDHQDYCEVCQQGGEIILCDTCPRAYHMVCLDPDMEKAPEGKWSCPHCEKEGIQWEAKEDNSEGEEILEEVGGDPEEEDDHHMEFCRVCKDGGELLCCDTCPSSYHIHCLNPPLPEIPNGEWLCPRCTCPALKGKVQKILIWKWGQPPSPTPVPRPPDADPNTPSPKPLEGRPERQFFVKWQGMSYWHCSWVSELQLELHCQVMFRNYQRKNDMDEPPSGDFGGDEEKSRKRKNKDPKFAEMEERFYRYGIKPEWMMIHRILNHSVDKKGHVHYLIKWRDLPYDQASWESEDVEIQDYDLFKQSYWNHRELMRGEEGRPGKKLKKVKLRKLERPPETPTVDPTVKYERQPEYLDATGGTLHPYQMEGLNWLRFSWAQGTDTILADEMGLGKTVQTAVFLYSLYKEGHSKGPFLVSAPLSTIINWEREFEMWAPDMYVVTYVGDKDSRAIIRENEFSFEDNAIRGGKKASRMKKEASVKFHVLLTSYELITIDMAILGSIDWACLIVDEAHRLKNNQSKFFRVLNGYSLQHKLLLTGTPLQNNLEELFHLLNFLTPERFHNLEGFLEEFADIAKEDQIKKLHDMLGPHMLRRLKADVFKNMPSKTELIVRVELSPMQKKYYKYILTRNFEALNARGGGNQVSLLNVVMDLKKCCNHPYLFPVAAMEAPKMPNGMYDGSALIRASGKLLLLQKMLKNLKEGGHRVLIFSQMTKMLDLLEDFLEHEGYKYERIDGGITGNMRQEAIDRFNAPGAQQFCFLLSTRAGGLGINLATADTVIIYDSDWNPHNDIQAFSRAHRIGQNKKVMIYRFVTRASVEERITQVAKKKMMLTHLVVRPGLGSKTGSMSKQELDDILKFGTEELFKDEATDGGGDNKEGEDSSVIHYDDKAIERLLDRNQDETEDTELQGMNEYLSSFKVAQYVVREEEMGEEEVEREIIKQEESVDPDYWEKLLRHHYEQQQEDLARNLGKGKRIRKQVNYNDGSQEDRDWQDDQSDNQSDYSVASEEGDEDFDERSEAPRRPSRKGLRNDKDKPLPPLLARVGGNIEVLGFNARQRKAFLNAIMRYGMPPQDAFTTQWLVRDLRGKSEKEFKAYVSLFMRHLCEPGADGAETFADGVPREGLSRQHVLTRIGVMSLIRKKVQEFEHVNGRWSMPELAEVEESKKLSQPGSPSPKTPTPSTPGDTQPNTPAPVPPAEDGIKIEENSLKEEESTEGEKEVKPTSTAPEVTAEGAQPPAPAPAPAPEDEKAPAEPPEGEEKGEKAEVKERTEEPMEVEPKGSAETDKVEEKSAIDLTPIVVEDKEEKKEEEEKKEVMLQNGETPKDLSDEKQKKNVKQRFMFNIADGGFTELHSLWQNEERAATVTKKTYEIWHRRHDYWLLAGIINHGYARWQDIQNDPRYAILNEPFKGEMNRGNFLEIKNKFLARRFKLLEQALVIEEQLRRAAYLNMSEDPSHPSMALNTRFAEVECLAESHQHLSKESMAGNKPANAVLHKGLLKQLEELLSDMKADVTRLPATIARIPPVAVRLQMSERNILSRLANRAPEPPPQQVAQQQ; encoded by the exons ATGGCGTCGGGCCTGGGCTCCCCGTCCCCCTGCTCGGcgggcagtgaggaggaggacatGGATGCACTTCTGAACAAcagcctgcccccaccccatccag ACAATGAAGAAGACCCAGAGGAGGATTTATCAGAAGCGGAGACTCCAAagctcaagaagaaaaaaaagcctaAGAAACCTCGAGACCCTAAAATCCCTAAGAGCAAGCGCCAAAAAAAGGAG CGTTTACTCTTGTGCCGGCAGCTGGGGGACAGCTCTGGGGAGGGGCCCGAgtttgtggaggaggaggaagaggtcgCTCTGCGGTCAGACAGCGAAGGTAGCGACTATACTCctggcaagaagaagaagaagaagctcggacctaagaaagagaagaagagcaaGTCCAAgcggaaggaggaggaagaggaggaggaggatgacgaTGACTCCAAG GAACCGAAATCATCTGCCCAGCTTTTGGAAGACTGGGGCATGGAAGACATTGACCATGTGTTCTCAGAGGAAGATTACCGTACCCTCACCAACTACAAGGCTTTCAGCCAGTTTGTCCG ACCCCTAATTGCTGCTAAAAACCCCAAGATTGCTGTCTCCAAGATGATGATGGTCTTGGGTGCAAAGTGGAGGGAATTCAGTACCAACAACCCCTTCAAGGGCAGCTCTGGAGCTTCGGTGGCGGCTGCAGCTGCagcggctgtggctgtggtggagAGCATGGTGACAGCTACTGAAGTCGCACCGCCCCCTCCCCCTGTGGAGGTGCCTATCCGCAAGGCCAAGACCAAGGAGGGCAAAG GTCCCAATGCTCGGAGGAAGCCCAAAGGCAGCCCTCGAGTGCCTGATGCCAAGAAGCCTAAACCCAAGAAAGTAGCTCCTCTGAAAATCAAGCTGGGAGGTTTCGGCTCCAAGCGTAAGAGATCCTCG agTGAGGATGATGACTTAGATGTAGAATCTGACTTCGATGATGCCAGCATCAATAGCTACTCTGTTTCGGATGGTTCTACCAGCCGCAGTAGTCGGAGCCGCAAGAAACTCCGgaccactaaaaagaaaaagaaag ACCACCAGGACTATTGTGAGGTGTGCCAGCAAGGCGGTGAGATCATCCTGTGTGACACCTGCCCCCGAGCCTACCATATGGTGTGCCTGGACCCAGACATGGAGAAGGCCCCCGAGGGCAAGTGGAGCTGCCCACACTGT GAGAAGGAGGGCATCCAGTGGGAGGCTAAAGAAGACAATTCTGAGGGTGAGGAGATTCTTGAAGAGGTTGGGGGTGACCCAGAAGAGGAAGATGACCACCATATGGAGTTCTGTCGAGTCTGCAAAGATGGCGGGGAGCTGCTATGCTGTGACACCTGCCCTTCTTCATACCATATCCACTGCCTGAACCCCCCGCTGCCAGAGATCCCAAATGGCGAATGGCTCTGTCCCCGTTGTACT TGTCCAGCTCTTAAGGGCAAAGTGCAGAAGATCCTAATTTGGAAGTGGGGCCAGCCACCATCTCCCACCCCAGTGCCTCGGCCTCCAGATGCTGACCCTAATACTCCCTCTCCGAAACCCTTGGAGGGGCGGCCGGAGAGACAGTTCTTTGTAAAATGGCAAGGCATGTCTTACTGGCACTGCTCCTGGGTATCAGAACTGCAG TTGGAGCTGCACTGTCAGGTGATGTTCCGAAACTATCAGCGGAAGAATGATATGGACGAGCCACCTTCTGGGGACTTCGGTGGGGATGAAGAGAAGAGCCGAAAGCGAAAGAACAAGGACCCTAAGTTTGCAGAGATGGAAGAGCGCTTCTATCGCTATGGAATAAAACCGGAGTGGATGATGATCCATCGAATCCTCAACCACAG TGTGGACAAGAAGGGCCATGTTCACTACTTAATCAAGTGGCGAGACTTACCCTATGATCAGGCATCTTGGGAGAGTGAGGATGTGGAGATTCAGGACTACGACCTGTTCAAGCAGAGCTACTGGAATCACAG GGAGTTAATGAGGGGTGAGGAAGGACGACCTGGCAAGAAGCTCAAGAAGGTGAAGCTTCGGAAACTGGAGAGGCCTCCGGAGACCCCAACTGTTGAC CCAACAGTGAAGTATGAGCGACAGCCAGAGTACCTGGATGCCACAGGTGGCACTCTGCACCCCTACCAAATGGAAGGCTTAAACTGGCTGCGCTTCTCCTGGGCTCAGGGTACTGACACCATCTTGGCTGATGAGATGGGCCTTGGGAAAACTGTGCAGACCGCAGTCTTTCTCTATTCCCTCTACAAGGAG GGTCATTCCAAAGGCCCCTTCTTAGTAAGTGCTCCGCTTTCTACCATCATCAACTGGGAGCGAGAGTTTGAGATGTGGGCTCCCGATATGTACGTGGTAACCTATGTGGGTGACAAGGACAGCCGTGCTATCATCAGGGAGAATGAGTTCTCCTTTGAAGACAATGCCATTCGTGGTGGCAAGAAGGCCTCCCGAATGAAG AAAGAAGCATCTGTGAAATTTCATGTTCTGCTGACATCCTATGAATTGATCACCATTGATATGGCCATCTTAGGTTCTATTGATTGGGCCTGCCTTATTGTGGATGAAGCTCATCGTCTGAAGAACAATCAATCTAAG TTCTTCCGAGTTTTGAATGGTTACTCACTACAGCACAAGCTGTTGCTAACTGGGACTCCATTACAAAACAACCTGGAGGAACTGTTTCATCTGCTCAACTTTCTCACCCCTGAGAGATTCCA cAATTTGGAAGGCTTCTTGGAGGAGTTTGCTGACATTGCTAAAGAGGACCAGATTAAAAAACTACATGACATGCTCGGGCCTCATATGTTGCGGCGGCTCAAAGCTGATGTGTTCAAGAATATGCCATCCAAGACAGAGCTGATTGTGCGTGTGGAGCTGAGCCCTATGCAGAA GAAGTACTACAAGTATATTCTCACACGGAATTTTGAAGCACTTAATGCTCGAGGTGGTGGCAACCAGGTTTCCCTGCTAAATGTGGTGATGGATCTTAAGAAGTGCTGCAACCACCCTTACCTCTTCCCTGTGGCGGCAATG GAAGCCCCTAAGATGCCTAATGGCATGTATGATGGCAGTGCCCTAATCAGAGCATCTGGGAAATTGTTGCTGCTACAGAAGATGCTTAAGAACCTTAAGGAGGGAGGGCATCGGGTTCTCATCTTTTCCCAG ATGACCAAGATGTTGGACTTGCTAGAGGATTTTTTAGAACATGAAGGTTATAAATATGAACGTATTGATGGTGGGATCACTGGGAACATGCGACAGGAGGCTATTGACCGCTTCAATG caCCGGGTGCTCAGCAGTTCTGCTTCTTGCTTTCCACTCGAGCTGGGGGCCTTGGGATCAATTTGGCCACTGCTGACACAGTTATCATATATGATTCTGACTGGAACCCCCATAATGACATTCAG GCCTTTAGTAGAGCCCACCGAATTGGGCAGAATAAGAAGGTGATGATCTACCGGTTTGTGACCCGTGCGTCCGTGGAGGAGCGCATCACCCAGGTGGCCAAGAAGAAGATGATGTTGACGCACTTGGTGGTGCGGCCTGGGCTGGGCTCCAAGACCGGCTCCATGTCCAAACAGGAGCTCGATGACATCCTCAAATTCGGCACTGAGGAGCTCTTCAAGGATGAAGCCACAGACGGGG GCGGAGACAACAAagagggagaagacagcagtgTCATCCATTATGATGACAAGGCCATTGAACGACTGCTGGATCGCAACCAGGATGAGACCGAAGACACAGAGTTGCAGGGCATGAATGAGTACTTGAGCTCATTCAAAGTGGCCCAGTATGTGGTACGGGAAGAAGAAATGGGG gaagaggaggtagaacgGGAAATCATAAAACAGGAAGAAAGTGTGGATCCTGACTACTGGGAGAAATTGCTGCGGCACCATTATGAGCAGCAGCAAGAAGATCTAGCCCGAAATCTGGGCAAAGGAAAAAGAATCCGTAAACAGGTCAACTACAATGATGGCTCCCAGGAGGACCGAG atTGGCAGGACGACCAGTCCGACAACCAGTCCGATTACTCAGTGGCCTCAGAGGAAGGTGATGAAGACTTCGATGAAAGATCAGAAG CTCCCCGCAGGCCCAGTCGCAAGGGCCTGCGGAATGATAAAGATAAGCCATTACCTCCTCTGTTGGCCCGAGTTGGTGGAAATATTGAA GTACTTGGTTTTAATGCTCGTCAGAGAAAAGCATTTCTTAATGCAATTATGCGATATGGCATGCCACCTCAGGATGCTTTTACCACTCAGTGGCTTGTGAGAGATCTTCGAGGCAAGTCAGAGAAAGAATTTAA GGCTTACGTGTCACTCTTCATGCGGCATTTATGTGAGCCTGGGGCAGACGGGGCGGAAACTTTTGCTGATGGTGTCCCCCGTGAAGGCCTGTCTCGGCAGCACGTTCTTACAAGGATTGGTGTCATGTCCTTGATTCGGAAAAAG GTTCAGGAGTTTGAGCATGTGAACGGGCGCTGGAGCATGCCCGAACTGGCTGAAGTAGAGGAAAGCAAGAAACTGTCTCAGCCAGGCTCACCCTCTCCAAAGACTCCTACACCTTCCACCCCAGGGGACACACAGCCCAATACTCCTGCACCTGTGCCACCTGCTG AGGATGGGATAAAAATAGAGGAGAATAGCCTTAAAGAAGAAGAGAgcacagaaggagaaaaggaggtgaAGCCTACGTCTACAGCCCCTGAGGTGACTGCGGAG GGTGCACAGCCCCctgctcctgcccctgcccctgcccctgagGATGAAAAGGCTCCTGCTGAACCtcctgagggagaggagaaaggggagaaggcagaggtgaaggagaggacagaggagccGATGGAGGTGGAGCCCAAAG GCTCTGCTGAGACAGACAAGGTGGAGGAGAAGTCTGCAATAGACCTGACCCCTATCGTGGTGGAAGACAAAG aagagaagaaagaggaagaagagaaaaaggaggtaATGCTTCAGAATGGAGAAACGCCCAAGGATCTTAGTgatgagaagcagaagaaaaacgTCAAACAGCGCTTCATGTTCAACATTGCAGACGGGGGTTTCACTG AATTGCACTCCCTTTGGCAGAACGAGGAGCGGGCCGCCACAGTCACCAAGAAGACGTACGAGATCTGGCACCGCCGGCATGACTACTGGCTGCTGGCTGGCATTATAAA CCATGGCTATGCCCGATGGCAGGATATCCAGAATGACCCACGGTATGCCATCCTCAATGAGCCTTTCAAGGGGGAAATGAATCGTGGCAATTTTCTAGAGATCAAGAATAAATTTCTAGCTCGAAGATTTAAG